The genomic segment CAGCGTCTCACAGAAATCACCGGTTACATCGTCTGGATTGCATTCCATCGTAATCTCCATATTCTCTGCCAGCGTATAGTTTTTTCTGATAGCAGAGAAAATCTGGTTGAGTTGGGAGCCGTTGAGCTGACTCGGGGTTCCACCGCCCAGATAGATGGTTTCGATAGTTTCATTGCTTCCGGGAGCGGCTTTTGCCGGGCGCATCTGCATCTCCCGGCAGAGAGCATCAGTGTAATCATCCCTTAACTTGAGGGAGGTGGTACTGTAAAAACCGCAGTAGATGCACCGGCTTTCACAAAAGGGGATATGTATGTATAGTCCTGCCATATTTCTGAACTCCTTTTTCTATATATAATAAGGTGTAAAGACAAAAACATGTCTAAACAAAGTGCAAAAGTACTAATATGTTTTAAAAAACAGAAGTTTTTTGCCCAAAACTTTTGGCAATGTGCGATTTTTTTTGTACTTTAGTAGCATGAAACAGAAAAACCGGTGGTTTGACTGTGGATTGCAACTAGCAAATTTAAGTATAACCCTTAAAAATCTATAAGCGTCATGAGAGTTTATCAGACAAATGAGATTAAAAACATTGCGCTGTTGGGCAGTGCGGGTAGCGGCAAGACTACACTTGCCGAGAGTATGTTATTTGAAGCAGGCGTTATCAAGCGTAAAGGCTCTGTAGAAGCGAAAAATACGGTGAGCGACTACTTCCCAGTCGAGTTGGAATACGGCTACTCTGTGTTCCCTACAGTTTTTCATGTAGAGTGGAACAACAAGAAGCTTAACATTATAGATTGCCCAGGTAGCGATGATTTCGTGGGAGGCGCCATTACTTCACTCAATGTTACCGATCAGGCAGTTATCCTTATTAATGGTCAGTATGGTCCAGAAGTAGGTACACAGAACAACTTCCGTTATACAGAGAAGTTGGGTAAACCTGTCATCTTCCTGGTAAACCAGCTCGACTCAGACAAGTGCGACTTTGATAATATCATAGCCACCATGAAGGACATTTACGGTTCTAAGTGTGTGCAGATACAATATCCTATTGAGACCGGCTCAGGCTTCAATGCTCTCATTGACGTCTTATTGATGAAAAAATATTCCTGGAAGCCTGAGGGCGGTGCTCCTATTATTGAAGATATTCCAGAAGAGGAAATGGAGAAAGCCATGGAACTTCATACGGCTCTTGTAGAGGCTGCAGCCGAGAACGATGAGGGACTGATGGAGAAGTTCTTCGAGAGCGAGAGCCTGACAGAAGATGAACTTCGCGAGGGCATCCGCAAGGGATTAGTTACCCGTAGCATCTTCCCTGTGTTCTGCGTTTGTGCAGGTAAGTCGATGGGCGTTCACCGCCTGATGGAGTTCCTGGGCAATGTGGTTCCTTTCGTAAGCGAGATGCCGAAACTGCATAATACACGTGGTGAAGAAATTACACCAGACAGCAATGGTCCTGAGAGTGTTTACTTCTTCAAGACTGGTATGGAACCTCATATCGGTGAGGTAAGCTACTTCAAGGTGATGAGCGGCTCTATCAAAAATGGTGACGACCTGACTAATGCAGATCGTGGCTCCAAGGAGCGTATCGGACAGATTTATGCCTGTGCGGGTGCCAACCGTGTGCCTGTAGAGCAGTTGAATGCCGGTGATATTGGCTGTACCGTGAAGATGAAGGACGTGAAGACAGGCAATACCCTTAATGGTAAGGGAGCTGAGTGGCGTTTCGACTTCATTAAATATCCTAACCCTAAGTATTCACGTGCTATCAAGGCTGCCAATGTTCAGGATACAGAGAAACTGATGGCTGCACTCCTGAAGATGCGCCAGGAAGACCCTACTTGGATTGTTGATCAGAGCAAGGAATTGCGCCAGGTAATCGTAAGAGGACAGGGTGAGTTCCATCTCCGCACGCTGAAGTGGCGTCTGGAAAACAACGAAAAACTCAATGTGACTTTCGAAGAGCCACGTATACCTTATCGTGAGACTATTACCAAGAAGGCTCGTGCTGACTACCGCCATAAGAAACAGAGTGGTGGCTCTGGTCAGTTTGGTGAGGTGCATCTCATAGTTGAACCATACGCAGAAGGTATGCCTGATCCTACGTCATTTACCTTCAACGGTCAGGAGTTCAAGATGAATATCAAGAGCCGTGAAGAGGTTAGTTTGCCATGGGGTGGTAAACTGGTATTCCTCAACTCTGTGGTTGGTGGTGCCATTGATGCCCGCTTCATGCCAGCTATTCTGAAGGGTGTTATGGACTGTATGGAACATGGTCCGTTGACGGGCAGTTATGCACGTGATGTACGTGTCATCGTTTATGATGGTAAGATGCACCCAGTAGATAGTAATGAACTTTCGTTCATGCTTGCTGCCCGCCATGCGTTCAGCGATGCCTTCAAACAGGCTGGTCCGAAGATTCTGGAGCCTATCTATGATCTTGAGGTTTATGTGCCTGCTGATTTCATGGGTGATGTGATGAGTGATCTCCAGGGACGTCGTGCTCTCATTATGGGTATGGACAGCGAGGCCGGTTACCAGAAGTTGAGTGCCAAGATACCTCTGAAGGAACTTGCCAGCTATTCCATCTCTCTGAGTTCATTGACGGGTGGACGTGCTTCATTCACTACCAAGTTTGCCAGCTACGAGTTGGTTCCTTCCGACATTCAGAGTAAGCTGATTGCGGATCATGAGGCAGAATTGGAGAAGGATGCTGAATAGCAATTGTTAGGTTAGAGAAAAATCTCTCTTATATAAATTAAAATTTTATGTTGATATGACCAATATGGGGAAGTGTGCATGTGATATGTATGCTTCCTCTCTTTTTTTATGGAAAATGAAAATTTTAGTTTTATATATGAAACTAAAAATACAGAAAAATGTTAAAAACTAGAAAGAGTAAATAATTAATTAACGATTTTAAGTTAACTGATTAAGAAATTTCTTATCTTTGCCCCCATGAAGAAGAAAACGATTTGGATCATAGCCATTATCATGGGCTTTTCGTTCCTTGCGCTGCTTTACTTGCAGCTCAGTTACATCCAGGAGATGGTAAACATGAAGAAGGAACAGTTTGACGAGTCGGTCAATAGAGCCCTGTATCAAGCTTCAAGAAATTTGGAGCTTAATGAAACTCTGCGCTATCTCGAAAAGAATGTCAACGAGACAGAACGTAAGGCCAATAAAGATAAGAACAAGGGAACGGCAGTTTATTCAACTTTCGAGCTGAAGACAAATGCTACACATCCTGGCAATATGCCGAAGGCGATGATACTGCGTAGCGATAAGAATTCGCTGACAGAAACACAGAAGTCGCTTCAGGAAATCGTGAAGAACCGCTATGTCTATCAGAAAGCGTTGCTGGATGAGGTGGTATATTCTATCCTTTATTCGGCATCAGACAAGCCGCTGAAGGAGAGAATCAACTTCAAGCAGCTCGATCAGGACCTCAAGGCTGAGATGATGAATAATGGTATCAACATACCTTATCATTTCACCGTGACTACCCAGGATGGGCGAGAGGTTTACCGCTGTCCTGACTATACGGACGAGGGTGAGGAATACAGCTACTCACAGGTACTCTTCCGCAACGACCCACAGTCGAAGATGGGCGTAGTAAGGGTACATTTCCCGGATATGAACAGCTATATCTTCTCCAGTGTGCGCTTCATGATTCCTAGTGTCATTTTTACGCTGGTACTGCTGATTACCTTCATCTTTACCATCGTGGTCATCTTTAGACAAAAGAGGTATACTGAAATAAAGAATGATTTCATCAATAACATGACCCACGAACTGAAGACGCCGATTGCCAGTATCAGTCTGGCAGCGCAGATGCTCAATGATACCTCGGTAGCAAAGAGTGAACAGATGCAGAAACATCTGGGTAACGTGATCAACGATGAATCGAAGCGTCTTCGTTTTCTGGTAGAAAAGGTATTACAGATGAGTATGTTCGACCGCAAGAAGGCGGTGTTCAAGAAGAAAGAACTCGATCTGAACGAGATGGTTGAGAATATTGCCAATTCCTTCTCGCTCCGCGTTGAGCATACAGGTGGTAAGGTCTATACCGATATCGAAGCCATCGATTCGGGACTATATGTTGACGAGGTGCATTTCCAGAATGTCATCTTCAATCTGATGGACAATGCTGTGAAATACCGCAAGCCGGACGAGCCGCTTAACATTACGATGAAGACCTGGAATGATGAAGAACATCTGTATCTCTCGATTACAGATACCGGTCTGGGTATGAAGAAGGAGAATCTGAAGAAGATATTCGACAAGTTCTACCGCGTACATACGGGCAATGTCCATGATGTGAAGGGATTCGGATTGGGACTGGCTTATGTCAAGAAGATAGTAGATCTTCATGATGGTGAAATTAAGGTAGATAGCGAATTGGGAAAGGGTACAACCTTTACCATCAAGTTGCCGGTGATTCACAGTTAAGGCTTGAAGAAACAGAATAAAGAATTAAAAGAATATTAATAATTTTAAAGAATAAAGATATGGAAGAGAAAATTAAAATCTTGCTTTGCGAGGACGATGAAAATTTAGGTATGTTGCTTCGCGAATATTTGCAGGCAAAGGGATTTACCACAGTTCTGTGCCCTGATGGCGAGGTAGGTTATAAGGAATTCAATAAAAATAAGTTTGATATTGCAGTACTCGACGTGATGATGCCAAAGAAGGACGGCTTTACCCTGGCACAGGAAATTCGTCAGACCAATGCCGACCTCCCAATCATCTTCCTTACTGCCAAGACATTGAAGGAAGATATCCTTGAAGGTTTCAAGATTGGTGCTGATGATTATATCACCAAGCCATTCTCTATGGAGGAATTGGTGTTCCGTGTAGAGGCTATTCTCCGCCGCGTACGTGGCAAGAAGAGCAAGGAGTCTACCATGTATCACATTGGTGACTTTACCTTCGATACCCAGAAGCAGCTTCTTACCATTGGTGAAAAGCAGACCAAGCTTACCACCAAGGAGAATGAACTTCTTGCTTTGCTCTGTGCTCACTCTAATGAAATTCTGCAGCGTGATTTTGCTCTGAAGACCATCTGGATTGATGACAATTACTTCAATGCACGCTCAATGGATGTTTATATCACTAAACTCCGTAAGCATTTGAAGGACGATCCTCAGATTGAAATCATCAATATCCATGGTAAGGGATACAAACTCATTGTTCCTAACGAGGATTAAATATTTCAGTAACAGGGAAAAGATTCTCAAAGATATAAAAAGGATAAGTCGGTGACCGGCTTATCCTTTTTTTAATGAATATACAAATCCTGCTATTCCTGCCAGGATGAAAAAGAGGCCAGCGAAGAGTACGCTGTTTCCCTTGATAGAAAACGCAAAACTGGCAACCATCAGCAGGACGCCTAAAACGATGAAAGCCATGCCCATAGATGGTAGGGTATGGAGCAGAGTAATCAGTTTCTTATTCATTTTTGCCATATTCTTTACAATTTAGAGGTTGTTTTTATACTATTAACAATTATTTTGTGCAAAAGTACGAAAAATATTTGGTTAATTCAAGAAAAAGTCGTAATTTTGCACCGCAATTCGTGAAAAGGCTGTGTTTTCGCACACATTTTCCGGTTTGCATGAGAATTTTTATATTAATATTTAATCATTTAAAGTAGTATGAATCAATACGAAACCGTTTTCATTTTGACTCCCGTTTTGTCTGATGAACAGATGAAGGAAACGGTCGCTAAGTTCGAGAAGGTACTCACCGATAATGGTGCTGAGATTCTGAACAAAGAGACTTGGGGTTTGAAGAAGTTGGCTTACAACATCGAGAAGAAGACATCAGGCTTCTACAGCTTGGTTGAATTCAAGGCTGAGCCAACTGTTATCGCTAAGCTCGAAACAGCTTATCGCCGCGACGAGAAAGTAATTCGTTACATGACTGTTAAACTTGACAAGTATGCTGCCGCTTACGCAGAGAAGCGTCGTGCAAAGCTTGGTAAAAAAGAGGAGGCTTAATCATGGCAGATCAGAAATCAGAAATCCGTTATTTGACTGCTCCTTCTATCGACACAAAGAAGAAGAAGTATTGCCGTTTCAAGAAGAGCGGTATTAAGTACATCGACTACAAGGATCCAGAGTTCTTGAAGAAGTTCTTGAACGAGCAGGGTAAAATCCTTCCACGTCGTATCACAGGTACATCTTTGAAGTATCAGCGCCGTGTAGCACAGGCTGTAAAGCGTGCTCGCCAGATCGCTTTGCTTCCTTACGTAACCGATTTGATGAAGTAATTTAAGGAGGATAAAGAAGAATGGAAATTATTTTGAAGCAAGATATTATCGGTCTTGGATATAAGAACGATATCGTAAATGTAAAGAGTGGTTATGGTCGTAACTTCCTTATCCCTACAGGTAAGGCTGTTATCGCATCTCCATCTGCAAAAAAGCAGTTGGCTGAAGATTTGAAGCAGCAGGCTCACAAGCTTGAGGCTATCAAGGCTGAGGCTGTTAAGAAGGGCGAGGCTCTCGAGGGCATTGTTCTTACTATCGCTGCTAAGGTGAGCGCTACTGGTCAGCTCTATGGCTCAGTTAACGCTGCAACTGTTGCTGAGGAACTCGCTAAGAAGGGCATCGAGGTTGATCGCAAGATCATCACTATGAAGGATGCTAAGAAGGTTGGTGAGTACGAGGCTACTGTACACTACCACAAGGAGGTTGAGGTTAAGGTTCCTGTTAATGTTGTTGCTGAGAACGCTCCTGTTGCAGCTCCTGCTGCTGAGGAGGCTCCAGTTGAGGCACCTGCTGAGGCTGCAGCTGAGGAAGAGGCTCCAGCAGCTGAATAATCCTAGCTCAATCAATTTGTATGAAGTACGATATTTTTCGCACTGTAAAGCAAATTAATATAAAGATCCCTTTTGCCGAAAGGCATTAGGGATTTTTTTATGCCTGTTCCGCATTCAGAATGGAAAGTTTTTACCATTCTTGTAGTAATTTAGAATATATAACTTTATTTTTTAATATTCTCTGCTGATTCTCAGAATTTTATTGTACCTTTGCAGTCGAATTCAGAGAATTCATATTTATTACAGAATATTATTTATAAACTAAAAAATATAAGGATAAAATGAAAGCATTTGTTTTCCCTGGACAGGGTTCTCAGTTCGTAGGTATGGGTAAGGATCTCTACGATAACAACGCATTGGCAAAAGAACTTTTTGATAAGGCCGACGAGATTCTCGGCTTCAAGATTACTGATATCATGTTCGCCGGTACCGACGATCAGTTGAAGGAAACCAAGGTTACCCAGCCTGCTGTATTCCTCCATTCTGTTATCTCTGCTCTTTGCCTGGGTGAGGAGTTCAAGCCAGCTATGGTTGCAGGTCACTCTCTCGGTGAGTTCTCTGCATTGGTTGCTGCCGGTGCTATGGCTTTCGAGGATGGTTTGAAACTCGTTGCTGCCCGTGCCAACGCTATGCAGAAGGCTTGCGAGGCTAACCCTGGTACCATGGCTGCCATCATCGGTTTGCCAGATGAGAAGGTTGAGGAAATCTGCGCTGAGGTAAGTACAGAAGGCAACGTGGTAGTTGCTGCTAACTACAACTGCCCTGGTCAGCTCGTTATCTCTGGTAACGTGGATGCTATCAATGCAGCTTGCGAGAAGCTGAAGGCTGCTGGTGCTAAGCGTGCATTGCCTTTGAAGGTTGGTGGTGCTTTCCACTCTCCATTGATGCAGCCAGCTAAGGATGAACTTCAGGCTGCTATCGAGAAGACTACATTCTCTGCTCCTAAGTGTCCGGTTTACCAGAATGTAGACGGTAAGCCTCATACTGATCCAGCTGAGATTCAGCAGAACCTCATCGCACAGCTTACAAGCTCTGTACGTTGGACTTCATCTGTACAGGCTATGATTGCTGATGGTGCTGATGACTTCACAGAGTGTGGTCCTGGCAAGGCATTGCAGGGTATGATTGGCCGCATCGACAAGAATGTTGCCGCTCATGGTATTGCTTAATCAACAATAACACTATTCAACGTTTTATCTTTTCAGCAAAGGCGTTGTTGGAAAGGTAAAACGTTTCATTTTTTTAGTAAAGCCGCTAAATGAAGGAAAAAGTTATTATATACCAGGTTCTCCCACGACTCTTCGGAAACCAGAATACAACCTGTAAGGAAAATGGTACCATCGAAGAAAATGGTTGCGGAAAGTTGAATAATTTCTCAGATGAAGTTCTGGCTCGCATCCACGATATGGGATTTACACATATTTGGTATACGGGTGTGATTCGTCATGCCACTCAGACAAACTACTCTTCTTATGGAATTCCTACTCAGCATGCAGAGGTAGTGAAGGGAAAAGCAGGTTCGCCATATGCTATTACCGACTACTATGATATCGATCCAGACTTGGCTGTGAATGTCAGTATGAGAATGAAAGAGTGGGAGCAGCTGATAGAGCGTACTCACAAGGCTGGTATGAAAGTAATCATGGATTTCGTCCCAAACCATGTAGCCCGAGAGTATCATTCCATTTGCAAACCAACAGGTGTACGAGATTTGGGAGAAGATGATGATCCGAACATGCACTTCTCTACTAGGAATAATTTCTATTATGCATGGGGCGATTTGGATTTGAATGAAATCCGTCAATCCAAACCAGAGTTCAAGGCTTTTTCTGCGAAAGATGCCAAGATTTATGAACCTTATACCGAGAGCCCAGCCAGAGCTACAGGAAACGACCGGTTTGATAACCATCCTGGCTGTAACGACTGGTATGAGACCGTGAAACTCAATTACGGTGTAGATTACTGTGATGCAGGAGGCAGAAGCTATCATTATGAACCAGTGCCAAACACATGGGGCAAGATGACAGATATACTCCTCTTCTGGGCAAGCAAGGGCGTAGATGGCTTCCGCTGTGATATGGCAGAAATGGTGCCAACGGCATTCTGGTCATACGCTACCGGAATATTGAAGGCGAAGTATCCTCACATCGTGGTTATCGGTGAGGTATACGATCCTAACCAGTACCGCAACTTTGTAAAGGCTGGTTTCGATTATCTTTATGACAAGGTAGGAATGTATGATTGCCTGCGTGGTGTGCTTCGTGGTGAGCGTCCGGCAGCCAGTATCACTCACGAGTGGCAGGTAGTGGATGATATCCGCGATCACATGCTCTATTTCCTTGAGAATCATGATGAGCAGCGCATCGCCAGCGATTTCTTCTGTGGCTCAGCCATGAAGGCGATTCCTGCTGCAGCCATGAGTCTCTTCTTCCAGAAGAATCCTTTCATGCTTTACAGCGGTCAGGAATTCGGCGAGAAGGGAATGGATAAGGAAGGATTCAGCGGCACGGATGGTCGTACCACGATATTCGACTATTGGAGTCCTGAAACTCTGACACATGCCTATCAGGATTCATCTGGCTCGGCATTGAGTCAGGAGCAGAAATATCTGGCAGCCACTTATCGCCAGCTTCTTCGCTTCGCCAATGAAGAGAAAGCCATCCGCGAGGGTGAGACCTTCGATTTGATGTATGTGAATCCGGGTTCTGAGAATTTCGATCCCCGTACCAATTTCGCCTTCCTTCGCAAGAAGGATGATGAAGCCATGCTCATCGTACTTAATTTTGCTCAGGAGGCGCGTCAGTTGCAGGTTTGCATCCCTGGTCATGCTTTCGATTTCTTCCATATTGCTGAAGAGGAGTTGCTGGTAACAGAACTGTTCTCGGGTGGCAAGAAGAAGGTTGAATTGAAGAAGGATGGCGTGTTCCCGATATCAATGGATGCTAACGGAGTAAGAATCTATAAATTCAATGTCAAGATGGAGGAAAGTGATATCATATTGAATGAGCATCATAAGGAGGAGTTCCCTCCTGCTCATACGGCAGAGCATTTGCTCAATCAGCTGATGGTTCGCATGTTTGGCTGCGATCGCAGCAAGAATGCTCATATTGAGCGAAAGAAGAGTAAGATGACTTTCTTAGTCGATCATAAGCCTACCCGTCAGGAGGAAAAGGCGATTGAGACGGAAATGAATCGTCTGATAGAGCTTGATATGCCTGTTACTTACGAGTTTGTGGATCGTGACCACATTCCGGCTAACGTCAAGTTAGACCGTCTGCCGGATGATGCGAGCGAGACCTTGCGTCTGGTTCGTATCGGTGATTATGATGTTTGTCCATGTATCGGCAAGCATGTCCGTTCTACAGCCCAGATTGGCAAGTTCGTATTGCTTGGTACCAATTGGGATGAGCATGCGCATTCTTTGCGTATCCGCTTCAAGATTGTTCAGTAAAATAAAATAAGCAGCAATGGAGTAGTAGCTATTGCTGCTTTTTCTTTTATAATTACTGCTTTCTTCTTTCCTTTTCTTTCGTGCACATAAAAGTTTTTTTTCTCGAAAAAAAGTCTCAAAGTCTCATTATTTGTGGCTAAAACCGATGTATGTGATTGGTATATAATGGTTTATAAAAATGAGACTTTTCTGTTTATTTTACAAAGAAGTATCATAGAAGTATCATAAATTCAATAGAAGTATCATAAAATTCAGGTAAGTTGCTTGCAAAAAAGCCTTTTTTGAGGATTTATGTCTAGAAATACAGGCACAAAAACTAAGAAATGTCTAGTATTTCAGTTTTATAAAATTGCTAGTGTCTACCTTTCTAGTTTATAAAGTATGCCAATATTAACTAGGAATAAGATGGAAAACACAGACAACTGTAGTTAGGAATAAGCACATAGGTTGGTCTCTTAGTGCCCGTCACACGGGCACTAAGAGATCAAGTGACGGGTATCGATAGACCAAGTGTTGGGTACTCATTGCCCGTACTGCGGGCATTGAATGCCCATTTCATGGGGTGATTTTTGGGCACTATTTTGAGCAAGCAAATTGTAGTTTTTCTATATTTAGTTGACTATAATTTCGTGTTTTTTTATGATGCATCATGGTGATTTAATGATACTTCTATGGAATTCATGATACTTCTATGATACTTCTTTGTAAATATATTTGGAAGTATCATTTTGTAATTCATTATGTATCAGTGATATATTTGCAAATAATGATACATTGAGACTTTTTTCAAGAAAAACATCTATGTGCGAGTGATGAAGGGATGGGCGAATCTGCGGCATTTGTAAGCGGCTCTCACCTAGAAAGAGGTTGCCGAGCTTACTGGGCTTGGCTTGACCACCATCCACAAGTTTGAGAATGGTACAGGGGGCAATCTTTCGCTTGCCACTTTTCTTCTCTTGCTGAAGGTGGTGGGGCAGATTGATGCTATAAATGATGTG from the Segatella copri genome contains:
- a CDS encoding alpha-amylase family glycosyl hydrolase, giving the protein MKEKVIIYQVLPRLFGNQNTTCKENGTIEENGCGKLNNFSDEVLARIHDMGFTHIWYTGVIRHATQTNYSSYGIPTQHAEVVKGKAGSPYAITDYYDIDPDLAVNVSMRMKEWEQLIERTHKAGMKVIMDFVPNHVAREYHSICKPTGVRDLGEDDDPNMHFSTRNNFYYAWGDLDLNEIRQSKPEFKAFSAKDAKIYEPYTESPARATGNDRFDNHPGCNDWYETVKLNYGVDYCDAGGRSYHYEPVPNTWGKMTDILLFWASKGVDGFRCDMAEMVPTAFWSYATGILKAKYPHIVVIGEVYDPNQYRNFVKAGFDYLYDKVGMYDCLRGVLRGERPAASITHEWQVVDDIRDHMLYFLENHDEQRIASDFFCGSAMKAIPAAAMSLFFQKNPFMLYSGQEFGEKGMDKEGFSGTDGRTTIFDYWSPETLTHAYQDSSGSALSQEQKYLAATYRQLLRFANEEKAIREGETFDLMYVNPGSENFDPRTNFAFLRKKDDEAMLIVLNFAQEARQLQVCIPGHAFDFFHIAEEELLVTELFSGGKKKVELKKDGVFPISMDANGVRIYKFNVKMEESDIILNEHHKEEFPPAHTAEHLLNQLMVRMFGCDRSKNAHIERKKSKMTFLVDHKPTRQEEKAIETEMNRLIELDMPVTYEFVDRDHIPANVKLDRLPDDASETLRLVRIGDYDVCPCIGKHVRSTAQIGKFVLLGTNWDEHAHSLRIRFKIVQ
- the rpsR gene encoding 30S ribosomal protein S18, producing MADQKSEIRYLTAPSIDTKKKKYCRFKKSGIKYIDYKDPEFLKKFLNEQGKILPRRITGTSLKYQRRVAQAVKRARQIALLPYVTDLMK
- a CDS encoding sensor histidine kinase → MKKKTIWIIAIIMGFSFLALLYLQLSYIQEMVNMKKEQFDESVNRALYQASRNLELNETLRYLEKNVNETERKANKDKNKGTAVYSTFELKTNATHPGNMPKAMILRSDKNSLTETQKSLQEIVKNRYVYQKALLDEVVYSILYSASDKPLKERINFKQLDQDLKAEMMNNGINIPYHFTVTTQDGREVYRCPDYTDEGEEYSYSQVLFRNDPQSKMGVVRVHFPDMNSYIFSSVRFMIPSVIFTLVLLITFIFTIVVIFRQKRYTEIKNDFINNMTHELKTPIASISLAAQMLNDTSVAKSEQMQKHLGNVINDESKRLRFLVEKVLQMSMFDRKKAVFKKKELDLNEMVENIANSFSLRVEHTGGKVYTDIEAIDSGLYVDEVHFQNVIFNLMDNAVKYRKPDEPLNITMKTWNDEEHLYLSITDTGLGMKKENLKKIFDKFYRVHTGNVHDVKGFGLGLAYVKKIVDLHDGEIKVDSELGKGTTFTIKLPVIHS
- a CDS encoding elongation factor G, with protein sequence MRVYQTNEIKNIALLGSAGSGKTTLAESMLFEAGVIKRKGSVEAKNTVSDYFPVELEYGYSVFPTVFHVEWNNKKLNIIDCPGSDDFVGGAITSLNVTDQAVILINGQYGPEVGTQNNFRYTEKLGKPVIFLVNQLDSDKCDFDNIIATMKDIYGSKCVQIQYPIETGSGFNALIDVLLMKKYSWKPEGGAPIIEDIPEEEMEKAMELHTALVEAAAENDEGLMEKFFESESLTEDELREGIRKGLVTRSIFPVFCVCAGKSMGVHRLMEFLGNVVPFVSEMPKLHNTRGEEITPDSNGPESVYFFKTGMEPHIGEVSYFKVMSGSIKNGDDLTNADRGSKERIGQIYACAGANRVPVEQLNAGDIGCTVKMKDVKTGNTLNGKGAEWRFDFIKYPNPKYSRAIKAANVQDTEKLMAALLKMRQEDPTWIVDQSKELRQVIVRGQGEFHLRTLKWRLENNEKLNVTFEEPRIPYRETITKKARADYRHKKQSGGSGQFGEVHLIVEPYAEGMPDPTSFTFNGQEFKMNIKSREEVSLPWGGKLVFLNSVVGGAIDARFMPAILKGVMDCMEHGPLTGSYARDVRVIVYDGKMHPVDSNELSFMLAARHAFSDAFKQAGPKILEPIYDLEVYVPADFMGDVMSDLQGRRALIMGMDSEAGYQKLSAKIPLKELASYSISLSSLTGGRASFTTKFASYELVPSDIQSKLIADHEAELEKDAE
- the rprY gene encoding response regulator transcription factor RprY, whose product is MEEKIKILLCEDDENLGMLLREYLQAKGFTTVLCPDGEVGYKEFNKNKFDIAVLDVMMPKKDGFTLAQEIRQTNADLPIIFLTAKTLKEDILEGFKIGADDYITKPFSMEELVFRVEAILRRVRGKKSKESTMYHIGDFTFDTQKQLLTIGEKQTKLTTKENELLALLCAHSNEILQRDFALKTIWIDDNYFNARSMDVYITKLRKHLKDDPQIEIINIHGKGYKLIVPNED
- the rpsF gene encoding 30S ribosomal protein S6, translated to MNQYETVFILTPVLSDEQMKETVAKFEKVLTDNGAEILNKETWGLKKLAYNIEKKTSGFYSLVEFKAEPTVIAKLETAYRRDEKVIRYMTVKLDKYAAAYAEKRRAKLGKKEEA
- the rplI gene encoding 50S ribosomal protein L9 → MEIILKQDIIGLGYKNDIVNVKSGYGRNFLIPTGKAVIASPSAKKQLAEDLKQQAHKLEAIKAEAVKKGEALEGIVLTIAAKVSATGQLYGSVNAATVAEELAKKGIEVDRKIITMKDAKKVGEYEATVHYHKEVEVKVPVNVVAENAPVAAPAAEEAPVEAPAEAAAEEEAPAAE
- the fabD gene encoding ACP S-malonyltransferase, producing MKAFVFPGQGSQFVGMGKDLYDNNALAKELFDKADEILGFKITDIMFAGTDDQLKETKVTQPAVFLHSVISALCLGEEFKPAMVAGHSLGEFSALVAAGAMAFEDGLKLVAARANAMQKACEANPGTMAAIIGLPDEKVEEICAEVSTEGNVVVAANYNCPGQLVISGNVDAINAACEKLKAAGAKRALPLKVGGAFHSPLMQPAKDELQAAIEKTTFSAPKCPVYQNVDGKPHTDPAEIQQNLIAQLTSSVRWTSSVQAMIADGADDFTECGPGKALQGMIGRIDKNVAAHGIA